Genomic segment of Ignavibacteriales bacterium:
CTGTTCGTCTGACGTTCATAAAGTCCATTCGTGATATTGACGAGGAAATGATTGGCAAAGGTGCTGTACTGATAGATCAACATCCATCCGAAACAATGTACGATAAATTAGTCGATGCAGGAGCGCGCTGCATCTTAAGTTATGTACGTGTAAGTTCATCGGCATATTCCAATTGGGCCATGATTTCTACTCTCAAGGAATCTAATAAGAACCCAATTCCCGTTTTCGACATTCCTAATATAGCCGGTCAGCGGCTGCGCGAAGAACTAGCGAAAGGAATATATGTTTCAATAAAATATTCATGCAGGACAACGATAGCGCAGGGGAATCCGAAAACGGTCGTTGCAACGCTTCAAGGACAAACGGATGAATATTATATCGTCTGTGCCCATGGTGATTCCGATTCCGGCGGTCCCGGCGCAGATGATAATGCCTCTGGAGAATCGGGAGTATTAGAAGTGGCACGCATTCTCAAGGTCTTGGTGAATCATAAAACTCTTCCGTTACCGAAGCACAGCATTCGGTTTGTTGTATGGGGAAGTGAATATTATTCGGCAGGCAAGTATATTACACAGCATGCAAAGGAATTAAAAAATATCCGTGGTGTCATCAACTATGATGAAATTGGAATTGGAAAAACGCGGAAGTGTCTCTACTTTGAAGGGAACGATGTACCGCACAATTACAACTTGTTAAAGCTCTTTGAAAAAATCGGCGAGGAATATGTTGGGAGAAATGGATTTTGGAAAGAAGCAACGACGAATCCATCTCAAGGCGGTACTGATTCCTATGTCTTTCTGCCTAAGTATCTTGATTATTTAGATGTGTCTGAAGAAAATATTCCATCGATTACAGTTTTCACGGCGGCATGGAATGAACCTAAATCCATGCGGCAAACGCGAGGATGGTTGTCGAAGGCATGGAAAGGAAATCCCGATTCTGTAACGATTGACTATTCACCGTATTATCATTCATCGTTGGATATCCCTGTGTTCACCACAGAT
This window contains:
- a CDS encoding M28 family peptidase, which produces MAHQRWFVSAIIFCVSAISLLQAQSSSETKFVSKVSQKRLQQTVRDLVKCGNRLGGTKSGDKAASFVFNKFKSYGFKPDMVRDPQKLVYSNDDWDLRIEQPERLSGLIQHEWLAGYSPSAKQDTVRLTFIKSIRDIDEEMIGKGAVLIDQHPSETMYDKLVDAGARCILSYVRVSSSAYSNWAMISTLKESNKNPIPVFDIPNIAGQRLREELAKGIYVSIKYSCRTTIAQGNPKTVVATLQGQTDEYYIVCAHGDSDSGGPGADDNASGESGVLEVARILKVLVNHKTLPLPKHSIRFVVWGSEYYSAGKYITQHAKELKNIRGVINYDEIGIGKTRKCLYFEGNDVPHNYNLLKLFEKIGEEYVGRNGFWKEATTNPSQGGTDSYVFLPKYLDYLDVSEENIPSITVFTAAWNEPKSMRQTRGWLSKAWKGNPDSVTIDYSPYYHSSLDIPVFTTDREPANMIWGVKAVGIALMRLLW